From a region of the Bacteroidia bacterium genome:
- a CDS encoding glutathione peroxidase — MKKIIFSTTFILSLMACKEILSKPTGNLQTLKSSTSFYDFKMKSLDGDTIDFSRYKGKKILIVNTASKCGFTPQYADLEKLHEQYGDKVVILGFPANNFAHQEPGTSSDIKSFCAKNYGVKFQMFEKISVKGDDQCALYKWLSHKELNGWNDQAPTWNFCKYLINEKGELVKFFSSTVTPMSPEIIAAITTK; from the coding sequence ATGAAAAAAATAATTTTTTCAACCACTTTTATATTGTCGCTGATGGCTTGCAAAGAAATTTTATCGAAACCAACCGGCAATTTGCAAACGCTTAAATCAAGTACTTCTTTTTATGATTTTAAAATGAAATCATTGGATGGCGATACGATTGATTTTAGTCGTTACAAAGGCAAAAAAATATTGATTGTAAATACCGCATCGAAGTGCGGATTTACGCCACAATACGCGGATTTAGAAAAATTGCACGAACAATATGGTGACAAAGTGGTGATTCTTGGATTTCCAGCAAATAATTTTGCACATCAAGAACCAGGAACCAGCAGTGATATTAAATCATTTTGTGCCAAAAATTACGGTGTAAAATTTCAGATGTTTGAAAAAATTTCGGTGAAAGGTGATGATCAATGCGCATTGTACAAATGGCTTTCTCACAAAGAATTGAACGGATGGAATGATCAAGCGCCAACTTGGAATTTCTGTAAATATTTGATTAATGAAAAAGGGGAATTGGTAAAATTTTTCTCTTCTACCGTAACGCCGATGAGTCCGGAAATTATTGCTGCGATTACTACAAAATAA